In Mixophyes fleayi isolate aMixFle1 chromosome 3, aMixFle1.hap1, whole genome shotgun sequence, the genomic stretch TGTGAGATGTTATTGCATTTGCAAGAGGTCTGCTGCCCAGAGCCATGTAAGGGATCAGGTGTGGTATTGCATTTTTTGCTGTTATCACCTTGAAAATCATTTGATTTATAGTTGAGAAGATCAATGATGTCACTGATAAGCCTCTTCTTCACTGTAAAATCATTAGGGCAATCTAAAGACAGTGCAGGGCTGTAGTTTACCTCTAAAAGCCATGGCTTCAGAGTATCATCAATGAGGATATCAAATCCAAATAGTTCAAAGCAATTAGGATATTGAGGTATTGATGGAGCAATGGATAAAAGAGTCATTGtaactatattatatattctctgcCACAGTAACCCATCATCCACCTCTAGACTGCGGAGATAGGATCGGAACTGACTAAATGTCCACTTGCATCCACTCCCAACCCTCTCCTTGTCTGCAGTGTATGATGTGCTGTATTTGTTAATGCTGGTGTTGGTTAGGTGGGAAAATATATTGTCAAGTGAACTCAGATTAAACTTTTCTGTTGCGAATCTGACCAGCCCTTCCTGGTAGACATATATAGTTAGTGGACAGAAACAGgtaacacatacataaatacgtAGGTCAAATTTATAACCAGAGATTAATAAAGGGTTTGTGATATATTTCTGCACAATCACAGTACAGTCATATGCCAAGTCCTTGATGTCTTGGAAAATAAATATCCCTCTACCTCTGGACATGTCCGTTGGCTTACAGATCCAATAACTTGACTTTTTATTATACCTTTCTTTGGTATATTCAGCTAAAAAATTTGAATAATTGTTTGGTAAAATAAAGACCACTGGGCTAAACTCATAGTAGGATGGTCCATATATTCCTTTCATGCGTCTTAAATGTCTTGCCAAACAGTCCTTCTTTGTCATCTGTGCTGTCCTTGGATGGTGGTTGAGCCTTTGCCATGGTTTTATATTATCATGATCAGAAGTACGGAACGCTGAAGTTCTCCATTGCAAGTTCCACGTTgtttcatcttgttgctgttcaTCAAATTCCTCCCAACCACGTTCCAGTAACACCTCCCGTACAACTCTCGGTGTGCTGTCATGAAGACGAAACACTAGAGTGCGTGATGTATTGTCTTCAT encodes the following:
- the TTLL2 gene encoding putative tubulin polyglutamylase TTLL2, which codes for MADVDDEDNTSRTLVFRLHDSTPRVVREVLLERGWEEFDEQQQDETTWNLQWRTSAFRTSDHDNIKPWQRLNHHPRTAQMTKKDCLARHLRRMKGIYGPSYYEFSPVVFILPNNYSNFLAEYTKERYNKKSSYWICKPTDMSRGRGIFIFQDIKDLAYDCTVIVQKYITNPLLISGYKFDLRIYVCVTCFCPLTIYVYQEGLVRFATEKFNLSSLDNIFSHLTNTSINKYSTSYTADKERVGSGCKWTFSQFRSYLRSLEVDDGLLWQRIYNIVTMTLLSIAPSIPQYPNCFELFGFDILIDDTLKPWLLEVNYSPALSLDCPNDFTVKKRLISDIIDLLNYKSNDFQGDNSKKCNTTPDPLHGSGQQTSCKCNNISQNSRELRNCNSVTQLTQSSQLKENYDQLASSRNTPHKTSRLDNDNETRAVQKEESELLFNCNSAEKSILDPHDDMMNKGIISSGKTSMCPRKTLTSRLRERMNMPQRLAVSKLPLALSSPRAKAGANFTAKWRPIDYPLFPLYYISDVDQMPPAHVGDFLLVFPFNQPSLLASRNGTDVKLIIQELSKIMQKMSMDIKVA